A genomic stretch from Anaerolinea thermophila UNI-1 includes:
- a CDS encoding DUF2207 domain-containing protein, which produces MKKFLVRFVSLALLLFFFNTTGYAQSLLFEVEEVSVDLYVSPTGIVSLHYLYVFKNLPSGAPIDAIDIGLPTSDYDLSSITAQINGNPISRIVESPYISPGIALELSPAQAIPPGSKGTVEVWIPQIRKMLYKTNRVEGVNEPYASFQFSPNSFGEEFTRGTSNITVTLHLPPGLKPEEPRWFTPRNWPGNTEPESGYDSSGNVFYRWRSNQANSYTQYIFGAAFPARLVDNTALVSEPILSEEASGAICFSIILAVFVGFFVLVIWGISNAEKKRKLQYLPPKISIEGNGIKRGLTAVEAAILMEQPLEKVLTMILFSVVRKGAAEVISREPLKIRVLPLPENVELRDYEVAFLEAMKQENAKNQRKMLQDLMVNLVKEVSEKMRGFSRKETVEYYQDITRRAWEQVEAANTPEVQSDLFEKAMYWTMLDKRFEDRSQEIFTNRPVIVPSWWTRYDPGFGKPGSSVAPKPSQVGHAPGSLSLPSLPGADFAASIVGGIQSFASSVIGDVTSFTSGITEKTNPVPKSTTSSSWGGRSGGGGSSCACACACACAGCACACAGGGR; this is translated from the coding sequence ATGAAAAAATTCTTGGTTCGATTCGTATCTTTGGCTCTCCTTTTATTTTTCTTTAACACAACTGGTTATGCACAATCGTTGCTCTTTGAAGTGGAAGAGGTCTCTGTTGACCTGTATGTCTCCCCAACCGGGATTGTTTCCCTTCATTACCTCTATGTATTTAAGAATTTACCCTCAGGTGCTCCAATCGATGCCATAGATATCGGCTTGCCCACCTCCGATTATGATTTGTCTTCGATTACTGCACAAATTAACGGAAACCCGATTTCGCGGATCGTAGAATCACCCTATATCTCTCCCGGAATTGCGCTGGAATTGAGCCCTGCCCAGGCTATTCCCCCAGGATCAAAAGGCACTGTAGAAGTTTGGATTCCCCAAATTCGCAAAATGCTTTACAAAACCAACCGCGTGGAGGGTGTAAACGAACCTTATGCCAGTTTTCAATTCTCTCCCAATTCTTTTGGAGAAGAATTTACCCGAGGAACCTCAAACATTACAGTCACTTTACACCTGCCACCTGGCTTAAAACCTGAAGAGCCAAGATGGTTTACCCCTAGAAATTGGCCAGGGAATACCGAGCCAGAGAGTGGGTATGACTCGTCAGGGAATGTTTTTTATCGCTGGAGATCAAATCAGGCTAACAGTTACACGCAATATATTTTTGGAGCGGCCTTCCCTGCACGGTTGGTGGATAACACAGCATTAGTTTCTGAACCTATTCTCAGTGAAGAGGCAAGCGGGGCAATCTGTTTTTCCATCATATTGGCTGTTTTTGTTGGCTTTTTTGTCCTTGTTATTTGGGGAATCTCCAATGCAGAGAAAAAACGTAAACTGCAATATCTTCCCCCAAAAATTTCTATTGAGGGAAATGGTATCAAGAGAGGACTTACAGCGGTTGAAGCAGCTATCTTGATGGAACAGCCGCTCGAAAAAGTTCTTACCATGATCTTGTTTTCAGTCGTCCGCAAAGGCGCAGCAGAAGTCATCTCAAGAGAACCTTTGAAAATTCGAGTACTTCCCCTTCCAGAAAACGTCGAACTTCGTGATTACGAAGTTGCATTTCTTGAAGCAATGAAACAGGAGAATGCAAAAAACCAGAGAAAAATGCTCCAGGACCTCATGGTGAACCTGGTCAAGGAAGTTAGCGAGAAAATGAGGGGGTTTAGCAGAAAAGAAACTGTTGAATATTACCAAGATATTACACGACGAGCCTGGGAACAGGTCGAAGCCGCAAACACGCCGGAAGTACAAAGCGACCTGTTTGAGAAAGCCATGTATTGGACAATGCTGGATAAAAGATTCGAAGACCGTTCTCAGGAAATCTTTACCAACCGTCCAGTAATTGTCCCCTCATGGTGGACAAGGTACGATCCAGGATTCGGAAAGCCAGGCTCATCTGTTGCTCCAAAACCTTCGCAGGTAGGACACGCGCCCGGAAGTTTATCTCTCCCCTCATTACCTGGTGCGGATTTTGCTGCTTCCATCGTTGGGGGTATTCAGTCTTTTGCATCTTCAGTGATTGGAGATGTAACTTCATTTACGTCCGGGATTACAGAAAAAACCAATCCTGTACCCAAATCCACAACTTCTTCCTCATGGGGGGGAAGAAGCGGCGGAGGGGGAAGTTCGTGCGCCTGCGCTTGTGCTTGTGCATGTGCTGGTTGTGCGTGTGCTTGTGCAGGAGGAGGAAGATAG
- a CDS encoding radical SAM/SPASM domain-containing protein encodes MSVFFDKWLSSITKKRLSLPNPGIYHYARKNNGTKMRLHLRIHPDWSGVLVINANRVFHLNPSATLMTYLWLENVSSKDAVKNLARWFATSSDTIGQDYEKISEQICALTQSENACPICDLELETTIPFNDTPFAPYRMDLALTYRCNNQCSHCYNARSRNFPELPTEKWKTIIQKLWDIGIPHLVFTGGEPTLRHDLPDLIEFAEKIGMITGLNTNGTCLSNREYLKKLVNAGLDHVQITIESHLEKIHDEMVTHSGAWYLTVEGIRNALETSLYVMTNTTLLKQNTPFILETIQFLQKLGVPTIGLNALIYSGHGKTVGTGLTEPELTTVLESVNQLTRQTGQKLIWYTPTHYCNFNPLEMGLGVKGCTAARYAMAIEPNGDVIPCQSYYSSLGNLLFQSWEEIWNHPLAASIRNRSALPNECKQCQILDICGGGCPLAKEHDPNFKPIPVLSEIEQISASVRVQHGYF; translated from the coding sequence ATGTCAGTCTTCTTTGATAAGTGGCTGTCTTCAATAACCAAGAAACGTTTGTCCCTTCCAAATCCGGGGATTTACCATTATGCAAGAAAAAACAACGGAACAAAAATGAGACTTCACTTGAGAATTCATCCCGATTGGAGTGGGGTCTTGGTCATCAACGCGAATAGAGTATTTCATCTCAATCCTAGCGCTACCCTCATGACCTATCTATGGCTTGAAAATGTTTCTTCCAAAGATGCGGTTAAGAATCTTGCAAGATGGTTTGCCACAAGTTCAGACACAATCGGGCAAGACTATGAAAAGATATCTGAACAAATTTGTGCACTTACACAATCTGAAAACGCCTGTCCAATTTGTGATCTTGAATTAGAGACAACCATACCGTTCAACGATACTCCTTTTGCTCCCTATCGAATGGATCTGGCACTTACATATCGCTGTAACAACCAGTGTTCTCATTGTTACAATGCCCGCTCAAGAAATTTTCCTGAATTGCCAACAGAAAAATGGAAAACAATTATTCAGAAACTCTGGGACATTGGGATCCCCCATCTGGTATTTACCGGGGGAGAGCCTACTCTTAGACATGACTTACCGGACTTAATTGAATTTGCTGAAAAAATCGGGATGATTACAGGCTTAAACACAAACGGAACATGCCTCTCTAATCGCGAATATTTGAAAAAATTGGTGAATGCAGGTCTGGACCATGTTCAAATCACCATTGAGTCACATTTAGAGAAAATTCATGATGAGATGGTAACCCATTCAGGAGCATGGTATCTAACAGTAGAAGGCATTCGTAATGCCCTTGAAACTTCATTGTATGTAATGACCAACACAACGCTTCTTAAGCAAAACACACCTTTTATTCTTGAAACCATACAGTTTTTACAGAAATTAGGCGTGCCTACCATAGGATTAAATGCTTTGATCTATTCAGGTCATGGCAAAACTGTTGGTACAGGATTGACTGAGCCAGAACTAACCACAGTTTTAGAAAGCGTCAATCAGCTTACCCGTCAAACGGGTCAAAAGCTCATCTGGTACACTCCTACACACTACTGTAATTTCAATCCGCTTGAAATGGGGCTTGGCGTCAAAGGATGTACAGCCGCGCGTTATGCCATGGCAATTGAACCAAACGGAGATGTGATTCCTTGCCAATCGTACTATTCCTCTCTGGGAAATCTGCTTTTCCAGTCCTGGGAAGAAATTTGGAATCATCCCCTTGCTGCATCCATTAGAAACAGATCGGCACTCCCAAATGAGTGTAAACAGTGTCAGATTCTGGACATTTGCGGGGGAGGGTGCCCATTAGCCAAAGAACATGACCCAAATTTCAAACCAATACCAGTATTAAGTGAAATCGAGCAAATTTCTGCCTCTGTGAGGGTTCAACATGGATATTTCTAG
- a CDS encoding radical SAM protein, giving the protein MDISSLFSRFFPAHGPIPPGNYRGNLYTQSSLPNKAHLRVEKDGNGILILNGSLVLHLNQTATELAYYLIQNIPLEKISKNIRKRYGVSQEQSVADIQKFISQIDTLLNIPDLDPVAYLGIERTEVNTGAISAPYRLDCALTYRHPDNSFLRSAPVERVKSELRTEKWESILRKASDAGIPHVIFTGGEPTLREDLSALIHFSSQLGMITGLLTTGCTFNESNISQLINECGLDHIMIIFSESDHGIWNTLRLLIEQDIFLTVHLTITSRNRPQYIEWIENLQNLGVKNLSLSTNAFELKDEVLWARNKISEMGFRLVWDIPVPYSHLHPVSLEIALSEESNTFTRYPSLYVEPDGDVLPAQGDFQILGNLLHDSWESIWNAALERRRVTRGVS; this is encoded by the coding sequence ATGGATATTTCTAGCCTATTCAGTCGCTTCTTCCCTGCCCATGGCCCAATCCCACCAGGGAATTATAGGGGAAACCTGTATACTCAGTCTTCTTTGCCAAACAAAGCACACCTCAGAGTAGAAAAAGATGGAAATGGAATTTTAATTCTCAACGGGAGTCTGGTTTTGCACTTAAATCAGACAGCAACAGAACTGGCATATTATCTCATTCAAAATATCCCTCTAGAGAAAATCTCGAAAAACATCCGCAAAAGATATGGGGTTTCCCAAGAACAATCTGTCGCAGATATTCAGAAATTCATCAGCCAAATAGACACTCTCCTGAACATACCAGACCTTGATCCCGTCGCCTATCTGGGCATTGAGAGAACCGAAGTAAACACGGGGGCTATTTCCGCTCCTTATCGTTTGGATTGCGCACTCACTTACCGTCATCCAGATAATTCCTTTCTCCGTTCTGCGCCTGTAGAAAGAGTAAAATCTGAACTCCGAACAGAGAAATGGGAAAGCATACTGAGAAAAGCATCGGATGCTGGAATACCACATGTCATATTTACCGGGGGTGAACCCACCTTGAGAGAAGATCTTTCTGCTCTCATTCATTTTTCAAGTCAATTGGGGATGATCACAGGTTTACTCACCACGGGTTGCACATTCAATGAATCAAATATCTCTCAGTTGATTAATGAATGTGGTCTGGACCACATTATGATTATTTTCTCTGAATCGGATCATGGAATATGGAACACCCTCAGATTGTTAATTGAGCAAGATATTTTCCTGACAGTTCACCTCACCATTACATCCAGAAATCGTCCTCAATATATTGAATGGATTGAGAATCTTCAAAATTTAGGGGTCAAAAATCTTTCTTTGTCTACCAACGCCTTCGAATTGAAAGATGAGGTTCTCTGGGCAAGAAACAAGATTTCAGAAATGGGATTTCGGCTGGTATGGGACATCCCCGTACCATATTCACACCTTCATCCTGTCTCTTTAGAGATTGCTCTGTCTGAAGAGAGTAATACTTTCACAAGATATCCATCCCTTTATGTGGAACCTGATGGGGATGTTCTACCAGCCCAAGGCGATTTTCAGATTCTAGGGAACCTGTTACACGACTCATGGGAATCTATCTGGAATGCCGCTTTAGAAAGAAGAAGGGTCACCCGTGGAGTTTCTTGA
- a CDS encoding methyltransferase domain-containing protein, with amino-acid sequence MEFLDRLYQRQSEWTRPLRNFFFRQRFSAPFRVLDAGSGTGVLGNEIAQKYPAEVYSIDLNRDVLAYSRRQRPDISFHAQADIYHLPFPPRFFHCAITHFVFLWLKHPQNALKELIRVTMPGGWIVAFAEPDYEARIDYPGETAKLGQIQKQSLIKRGINPTMGRELFALFNECGLRHVTSGLYSGEWKFPLTHSQFVNEWETLENDLWGYLSFEEIQSYREKDFQNFVKGKRLSFVPTFYAYGQVQG; translated from the coding sequence GTGGAGTTTCTTGACCGGCTTTATCAGCGCCAATCGGAATGGACACGTCCACTCAGAAATTTCTTTTTCCGTCAGCGTTTTTCTGCACCTTTTCGAGTGTTGGACGCTGGGAGTGGTACTGGGGTCTTGGGAAATGAGATTGCCCAAAAGTATCCCGCCGAGGTATATTCAATCGACTTAAACCGTGACGTTCTTGCTTATAGCCGGCGTCAACGCCCTGATATTTCCTTCCATGCACAAGCCGACATCTATCATCTACCATTCCCCCCACGTTTTTTTCATTGCGCAATCACACACTTTGTGTTTCTCTGGCTAAAACATCCCCAAAATGCTCTTAAGGAATTAATTCGAGTAACCATGCCCGGTGGGTGGATTGTCGCTTTCGCAGAACCTGATTACGAAGCAAGGATTGATTACCCCGGCGAAACTGCTAAATTAGGCCAAATCCAAAAACAATCTTTGATTAAAAGAGGCATTAACCCCACTATGGGGCGAGAATTGTTTGCTCTGTTCAACGAATGTGGATTACGTCATGTGACCTCAGGGCTATATAGTGGCGAGTGGAAATTTCCCTTAACACATTCTCAGTTTGTAAACGAATGGGAAACACTCGAAAATGACCTCTGGGGTTATCTCTCATTTGAAGAAATTCAATCCTATCGTGAGAAAGATTTTCAGAATTTTGTAAAAGGAAAGCGATTATCTTTTGTACCCACTTTTTACGCTTATGGCCAGGTCCAAGGCTAA
- the hemW gene encoding radical SAM family heme chaperone HemW — MIPVSIYIHIPFCVHRCAYCDFNTYAGMEKWIPAYTEALCREIAVVSEAAPEGISVQTIFFGGGTPSYLSASLLNKVLHTVRSHFQVMEKAEISLEANPGTVEPHLFEELREAGFNRLSIGMQSAIPKELKFLTRIHTVEDVQNSVIQARKAGFQNINLDLIFGIPGQTIQTWKNSLEFALSLQPEHVSLYSLTVEEGTPLNHWVEEGKISMPSDDDAAELYEYSMDAMAEAGYLQYEISNWAKQDLNGDWLMCRHNLQYWRYLPYLGFGAGSHGFFENTRISNVLGIPEYINRIKSLSSHQFPASAAVDQILILDRQEQMKEFMMVGLRLTHEGVSLLEFYHRFGVSLLEVFGKEIEFLLARGLIEWFNENKRLRLTKRGKLLGNQVFLYFV, encoded by the coding sequence ATGATACCGGTAAGTATATACATCCATATTCCCTTTTGTGTCCATCGCTGTGCTTATTGTGATTTCAACACATATGCTGGAATGGAAAAATGGATCCCTGCTTACACCGAAGCGTTATGTAGAGAAATTGCTGTTGTGAGTGAAGCGGCTCCCGAGGGGATCAGCGTTCAAACGATCTTTTTCGGAGGTGGAACTCCTTCTTACTTATCTGCCAGTTTACTCAACAAAGTTCTGCATACCGTAAGATCCCATTTTCAAGTCATGGAAAAAGCCGAAATTTCCCTAGAGGCTAATCCGGGGACTGTTGAACCGCACTTATTTGAAGAACTGCGAGAGGCAGGGTTTAACCGCTTGTCTATAGGAATGCAAAGCGCTATTCCCAAGGAATTGAAATTCCTTACCCGGATTCATACTGTGGAAGATGTACAAAATTCTGTTATCCAGGCGAGAAAGGCAGGATTTCAAAACATCAATCTCGACCTGATCTTTGGAATACCCGGGCAAACTATACAGACATGGAAGAACTCCCTTGAATTTGCCTTGTCTCTTCAACCAGAACACGTGTCGCTTTACTCATTAACAGTTGAAGAGGGAACCCCACTCAATCACTGGGTTGAAGAGGGGAAAATCTCCATGCCCTCTGATGATGATGCAGCAGAGTTATATGAATACTCAATGGATGCAATGGCTGAAGCAGGATATTTACAATACGAAATCTCAAACTGGGCAAAGCAAGATTTGAATGGAGACTGGCTAATGTGTCGTCACAATCTGCAATATTGGCGATATCTGCCATATCTTGGATTCGGTGCAGGCTCTCATGGGTTCTTTGAAAATACCAGAATCTCTAATGTGCTCGGAATACCTGAATATATAAACCGGATCAAGTCTCTTTCTTCTCATCAATTTCCTGCCAGCGCGGCCGTTGACCAAATTCTTATCCTGGACAGGCAAGAGCAAATGAAAGAATTTATGATGGTAGGATTACGTCTCACTCATGAAGGAGTGAGCCTGCTAGAGTTCTATCACCGCTTTGGTGTTTCGCTACTCGAAGTTTTTGGTAAGGAAATAGAATTTCTACTAGCACGCGGGCTCATAGAATGGTTCAATGAAAACAAAAGACTTCGTTTGACAAAAAGAGGAAAATTATTGGGTAATCAGGTTTTTCTCTACTTTGTCTAA
- a CDS encoding L,D-transpeptidase, which translates to MKKNEVSRRDFLKLIGLGLGSLAFRPFLVDSSLGAGGDIFRVATYSVSVYKEPNDKSPILYQRYRDELINVYEEVISPYGPGYNPIWYRVWRGYVHSARLQKVKFQTNPVIQDIPKGGRLAEVTVPFTQSMRYLPWQKKWEPVYRLYFESTHWVTGVEQGPDGRPWYRIHDELLEFHYFVPAEHLRLIPDEEFTPISPQVKAWEKTIDVSIARQELICYEGGKEVLRSRVSTGVSRWNPDPTSIPTETPTGEFHIFSKMPSKHMGNGQVTADIEAYELVGVPWTSFFVETGVAIHGTFWHRNWGTPMSRGCVNVPTDIAKWIFRWTTPICEPGVWEQKGYGTLVVVH; encoded by the coding sequence ATGAAAAAGAATGAGGTTAGTCGTCGAGATTTTCTCAAGCTTATTGGACTGGGGTTGGGCTCTCTTGCATTTCGTCCTTTTCTGGTTGATTCTAGCCTTGGGGCAGGTGGTGATATTTTTCGTGTAGCCACATATTCGGTTTCTGTTTATAAAGAACCAAATGACAAAAGCCCCATCCTTTACCAGCGGTACCGGGATGAATTGATCAATGTTTACGAGGAAGTTATATCGCCTTACGGACCAGGTTACAACCCTATTTGGTACCGGGTGTGGAGAGGGTATGTGCACAGTGCCCGACTCCAAAAAGTCAAATTTCAAACCAATCCGGTAATCCAGGATATTCCTAAAGGTGGACGTCTAGCAGAAGTAACGGTACCTTTTACTCAATCTATGCGGTATTTACCATGGCAGAAAAAGTGGGAACCGGTTTACCGATTATATTTTGAGTCTACCCATTGGGTAACAGGTGTCGAACAAGGACCGGACGGAAGACCCTGGTATCGTATTCATGATGAATTGTTGGAATTCCATTATTTTGTTCCCGCAGAGCATCTTCGCTTAATTCCTGATGAAGAATTTACTCCGATTTCCCCCCAGGTAAAGGCTTGGGAGAAGACGATAGATGTATCCATTGCACGACAGGAATTAATTTGTTATGAAGGAGGGAAAGAAGTACTCCGCTCGCGAGTATCTACAGGGGTGTCAAGGTGGAATCCAGACCCTACCAGTATTCCTACCGAAACTCCCACGGGAGAATTCCATATATTCTCTAAGATGCCCTCAAAACACATGGGAAACGGTCAGGTGACCGCGGATATTGAGGCATATGAACTTGTAGGGGTACCATGGACAAGTTTCTTTGTGGAAACTGGTGTGGCAATTCATGGGACGTTCTGGCATCGAAATTGGGGAACTCCTATGAGTAGAGGATGTGTCAATGTTCCCACAGATATTGCTAAGTGGATTTTTCGCTGGACGACCCCAATATGTGAACCAGGGGTATGGGAACAAAAGGGTTACGGAACTCTGGTGGTAGTTCATTAG
- a CDS encoding GAF domain-containing protein, producing the protein MGHLDEYMQDLKRVLEKIPLEKVEEVIRLLQNARMNEKQVFILGNGGSASTASHMVCDLAKNTRKRGFPHFRVFGLTDNMAIMTAYANDEGYETVFANQLENWVEAGDLVIAISASGNSPNVLKAVELANQRRAITVGFTGMTGGKLIHLAQVVIHVPSMRIEQVEDVHLMLEHMICSAIKEMEVPVHAGEVLSPGPLDKAEQLFGFPVASDEQLQSDKSELLEAITREFSEKLDLHEFLPKILDFTVQSVGATSGSIVVLDENGEVIEGAITYAGEVLRKPSNTLSRATQEGLANWVIENRQPALVENTMRDPRWMQSEPQKVQTDVARSAICVPLMVQDRVAGVLTLSRPSPYHFTMEDLAMLTTITVAISYSFRRKD; encoded by the coding sequence ATGGGACATTTAGATGAGTACATGCAAGATCTTAAGAGAGTTCTTGAAAAAATTCCTTTGGAAAAGGTGGAAGAAGTCATTCGATTACTGCAAAATGCACGAATGAACGAAAAGCAAGTTTTTATTCTTGGAAATGGTGGAAGTGCTTCGACAGCGTCTCACATGGTATGTGATCTGGCAAAAAACACCAGAAAAAGAGGTTTCCCGCACTTTCGTGTTTTTGGTTTAACCGACAATATGGCAATCATGACTGCCTATGCCAACGACGAAGGATATGAGACTGTATTTGCAAATCAATTGGAGAATTGGGTAGAGGCAGGGGATCTGGTTATTGCTATATCGGCGAGTGGAAATTCTCCAAATGTCCTCAAGGCAGTTGAATTGGCTAATCAAAGACGCGCTATTACGGTTGGTTTTACGGGAATGACGGGGGGAAAACTTATTCATCTTGCCCAGGTTGTAATTCATGTACCAAGCATGAGAATTGAACAGGTAGAAGATGTTCACCTTATGCTTGAACACATGATTTGTAGTGCGATCAAGGAAATGGAAGTTCCTGTTCATGCTGGAGAAGTTCTTTCCCCCGGACCTCTGGATAAAGCAGAGCAATTGTTTGGTTTTCCGGTGGCAAGCGATGAACAACTCCAATCGGATAAATCTGAATTGCTTGAGGCAATTACCAGAGAGTTTTCTGAAAAACTGGACCTTCACGAATTTTTACCGAAAATTTTGGATTTTACGGTGCAATCCGTTGGAGCAACCAGTGGCTCGATCGTAGTGCTTGATGAGAATGGCGAAGTCATTGAAGGGGCGATTACTTATGCGGGTGAAGTTCTGCGAAAGCCGTCAAATACACTGAGCCGGGCAACTCAAGAGGGGTTAGCCAATTGGGTTATTGAAAATCGCCAACCCGCATTAGTGGAAAACACAATGAGAGACCCTCGGTGGATGCAGTCTGAGCCTCAAAAAGTTCAAACAGATGTTGCCCGTTCCGCTATTTGTGTCCCATTAATGGTGCAGGATCGCGTAGCGGGTGTTCTTACCCTTAGCCGACCTTCGCCCTACCACTTCACGATGGAAGATTTAGCCATGCTGACCACAATTACTGTGGCAATTTCTTATTCTTTTAGAAGAAAGGATTGA
- a CDS encoding B12-binding domain-containing radical SAM protein codes for MDQQPREFKNLGTARIAKLREANFPNADEVVREAILSRERSADAVDILLVNPPSPDGGIWIRSQHRVGRRSRENMVWPQVSLAQMAAILRDAYTVKVIDCIGSRIGWNEFRALLDRYQPKYYLTQVTAPTLENDMYGVFLAKNRGAKTMAFGTHVTPIPVETMKGFVSLDFVLYGEPDLTIRDLLDHLENKIHLRPPEIQVMFDKEMGYKPAIEDGKLNLAGIRGIVWRKGEEIIKNPPRPFIADLDDLPIPAHELLPLQSYRMPMMKGPFTFIVTSRGCTAGCTYCIKHVSYQYTVRLRSPEKIVEELWVLKKLGINNIHMYADLFTVSRDQVVDLCRLIIDQGLKIKWTCNSRVDYVDEEMLNLMAKAGCWFISWGIESGNEQILRHARKGAYPERAIHSLTLAKKAGIRNWGYFIIGLPGETEETIRQTIDFAKSLPLDLALFHIAAPYPGTPFFFEVVREGWFRKGTRWEQVDMDKETVLDYPHLPAERLMYWQRRAFREWAFRPGPMLTYLKMLLSDVHTFKIALDVGIQTLRWQVKGS; via the coding sequence ATGGATCAACAACCTCGTGAATTTAAAAACCTGGGAACTGCGCGTATTGCCAAACTCCGCGAAGCCAATTTTCCCAATGCAGATGAAGTGGTACGAGAAGCGATTCTCAGTCGGGAGAGATCAGCTGATGCTGTAGATATTTTACTGGTAAACCCTCCATCTCCTGACGGAGGCATCTGGATTCGTTCGCAGCATCGGGTTGGGAGGCGTTCCAGAGAAAATATGGTTTGGCCACAAGTTTCTCTTGCTCAGATGGCTGCTATTTTACGTGATGCTTATACGGTAAAGGTGATAGATTGTATCGGCTCGCGCATTGGTTGGAACGAGTTCCGGGCTTTACTTGACCGATATCAACCTAAATATTACCTGACCCAGGTCACTGCGCCTACCCTGGAGAATGACATGTACGGAGTGTTTTTGGCAAAGAACCGGGGCGCAAAGACGATGGCTTTTGGTACTCATGTAACACCTATTCCCGTGGAAACGATGAAGGGATTTGTTTCGTTAGATTTTGTGTTATATGGTGAACCTGACCTGACGATAAGGGACTTGCTGGATCACCTGGAAAACAAAATCCATCTTCGCCCTCCAGAAATTCAGGTCATGTTTGATAAGGAGATGGGATATAAACCTGCAATTGAGGATGGAAAGTTGAATCTGGCTGGGATTCGAGGAATTGTGTGGAGGAAAGGGGAAGAGATTATCAAGAATCCTCCCAGACCTTTCATTGCTGATTTGGATGATTTGCCTATCCCTGCTCATGAACTTTTGCCTTTGCAGAGTTACCGAATGCCCATGATGAAGGGCCCCTTTACGTTTATTGTGACCAGTCGGGGTTGTACGGCTGGATGCACGTATTGCATTAAGCATGTCTCTTATCAGTATACGGTGAGATTACGTTCCCCTGAAAAAATCGTTGAAGAACTTTGGGTATTGAAGAAATTGGGGATCAATAACATTCATATGTATGCAGATCTTTTTACCGTAAGCAGAGATCAGGTAGTTGATTTATGCCGTTTGATCATAGATCAAGGTTTAAAGATCAAATGGACCTGTAATAGCCGGGTGGATTATGTTGATGAGGAAATGCTCAACTTGATGGCTAAAGCAGGATGCTGGTTTATTTCTTGGGGTATTGAAAGTGGCAATGAACAAATTTTGCGTCATGCCAGAAAGGGTGCCTATCCTGAGAGAGCCATTCATTCCCTGACCCTTGCAAAGAAGGCAGGGATTCGGAATTGGGGGTATTTTATTATCGGTCTGCCCGGTGAAACCGAGGAGACTATTCGACAGACCATTGACTTTGCGAAGAGCCTTCCCTTAGATTTGGCACTTTTCCACATCGCTGCTCCATATCCCGGAACGCCCTTTTTCTTTGAGGTTGTCCGTGAAGGCTGGTTCCGCAAAGGTACCCGTTGGGAACAGGTAGATATGGATAAGGAAACGGTGCTGGATTATCCGCATTTACCGGCCGAACGTTTGATGTATTGGCAGAGGAGAGCATTTCGGGAATGGGCATTTCGCCCAGGTCCTATGCTTACTTATTTGAAAATGTTGTTGTCGGATGTACATACGTTCAAGATTGCTCTGGATGTAGGGATTCAAACTCTGCGCTGGCAAGTGAAAGGCTCTTAA